GAACGCTGAGCGCATTCACTTATCTTGAATATGCCGGGAATTGGAATGCGATAGACGATCTCCTGAACATCCAGTACGTCCATTACATTGCGCAGATGAGTGTCGCGGACGGGATTATCGATCACGGAACAAATGTGAATATTCCCGAAATGCCGGACAACTTCAAGGAGAAGGATCAGGGGCGCCACACATTCCAGGCCATAACCGGCGCGAAGGTGATCGGTTACGACACGGACCGCGAAGCTTTCCTCGGCCCGTACCGTACGTACGCGAATCCCATCGCGGTTGAACAGGGAAAATGTTCGGGCAGTATCGCGTACGGTGACAACCCGTGCGGCGCGCTGCAGGTGAAATTCACGCTTCGACCCGGGCAGACCCAGGAGTTTCTTGTGATTGCCGGGATTGGCCGCGCCGAGCAAGAGGGGAAGGAAATCGCGCGCGAGTTCGGTGATCCTTCGAAGGCGGACGAAGAACTCGAGAGATTGAAAACCCATTGGCACCAGCGACTCGCGGGATTTTCCGCGAAGACTCCGGATCCGGAGCTGAACGCCACCATCAACACCTGGGGAATCTATAATTGCCTGATCACCTACGCGTGGTCGCGCTCGGCAAGCCTGATTTATTCCGGCATCGACAGGGACGGCCTGGGATTCCGTGACACAGTCCAGGACCTTATCGGTGTCATGCACTCAATTCCCAAGGAAGGAAGGAAGCGGCTTGAGCTCATGATTACGGGACAGGTCTCAACCGGCGGCGCAATGCCCGTCGTCATGCCGTTCGGCCATTCTCCCGGACATGAGACCGCTCCCAAGGAGGAAGACTACCGCTCGGATGACGCGCTCTGGCTTTTCAACGCGATCCCTGCATACGTCGAGGAGACCGGCGACACAGCTTTTTACGAGAAGGTTCTCCCTTACGCAGACAAAGGTGAAGACACCGTTTTCGGCCACATGAAACGAGCGATCAAATTCAATCTCGACCGCTCGGGCGCGCATGGACTGCCTTGCGGTTTGAAGGCGGACTGGAACGACTGCCTCCGGTTCGGTCATAAGGGCGAATCGATGTTCGTGGCGATGCAGCTCCGTTTCGCTTTGAAGGTCTACATCGACGCGGCAACAGTTCTTCACAGGGCCGACGAAGTAGCATGGGCGAAGTTGACACAGGAACGTCTCGACAGCAACATCAAGCGTTACGCCTGGGACGGCGAGTGGTTCATGAGAGGGTACAGGAACGACGGGATGAAGTTCGGCTCGAAGGAATGCAAAGAGGGCCAGATATTCCTCAACACACAATCATGGGCTGTTATTTCCGGACTCGCGTCTCGTGATCAAGCCGAAACGGCGATGAAAAGCGTGCGAGAGCGATTGTTCTCCCGTTACGGACTCGCTCTCTGCGATCCGCCGTTTACCAAAACGGATTACAAAATTGTCCGGGCATCATTCTTCAATCCCGGTCTCAAGGAGAACGGAGGCATCTTCATCCACACACAGGGCTGGGCAGTGATGGCCGAAGCGATTCTCGGTCACGGTGACCAGGCGTACGATTATCTGCGCGCTTATCTCCCTGCCGCGTACAACAAGAAGGCGGAGGTGCGCGAGATCGAACCATATGTCGTCTGCCAGTCAACTCACGCCAGGCAAAGTCCGAAACATGGAGTCTCTAGAATTCCATGGCTGTCGGGTTCAGCTGCGTGGACTTATTACGCGATCACGAGATTCATACTCGGTGTTCGTCCCGAGATGAATGGAATGCGAATCGATCCTTGTGTCCCGTCCAGGTGGGAATCGTTCTCGGTGAGGCGCGACTTCCGCGGAAAGATCCTGAATATCACAGTCCGCAATCCAAGAGGAATCGAAAAGGGCGTTAAGAAGATTATCCTCAACGGCGAAACTATCGACGGGAATTTTATTCCTGTGTCTAAGATGAACGCCGAAAATGAAGTTGCCGTAACGATGGGTTGAGTCCGCCGTCTCATATCGGACTTTCGCAGAGACAATGCGCCTCACTTGCAGATCGGACGGGGCGCGACACATAATTCTTCCACATAAGATCCAGGAGGATTCGTGAACAGATTCTTTATCGCATTCCTTCTCATCGGCATCGTGTTTAGCACAAAACTTTCGGCTCAATCACAGGCAGATGCAAGAAAATCTCCGGCCAAAGGCTATGATTGGAATCCTCCGCCCGATTTCCGGTTCCGGCTTCCGGTCTGGAAAAAGAACGCGAATGTTCTTCCGCAGCTGAGAGTTGAAGGCAACAGACTGATCAGCGACCGGGGAGACACGATCCTGTTTAAAGGCGTGTCGGTGGCTGATCCCGACAACCTTGAGCAAAGGGGACATTGGAGCAAGGAAATTTTTGCGGAGGCCAAAAAACTGGGAGCGATGATTGTGAGACTCCCGGTTCATCCCGGAGCGTGGCGCGCACGAACACCTGAAGCATATCTGAATCTTCTCGACCAGGGGATCGAATGGTGCACGGAGGAAAGTCTCTATGTCGATATCGATTGGCACTCCATTGGGAATCTCGAAGAAGGACTGTACGAGGACCCATCATACTACACGACGCTCCAGGAGACGTTTAATTTCTGGAAGACAATCGCCGTCCATTTTGCGGGATGCAACACAGTCGCCTTCTGCGAGTTGTTCAATGAGCCGACAGATGCGTCAGGAAGGCTCGGGAATCTTTCGTGGGACGGGTGGAAGAAGATAAACGAGGATCTGATAAAACTGATAAGAGCAAACGGAACCAAAAGTATTCCTCTTGTGGCCGGTTTCGATTGGGCTTATGATCTCACCCCGCTCCGTTTCGCGCCGATGAACGCAGAAGGGATCGGTTATGTCGTGCATCCCTATCCTCACAAACGAACTCCGCCGTACGGTCCCAAGTGGGATGAAGATTTCGGTTTTGCCGCGGCTAAGTACCCGCTCGTCGCAACGGAACTCGGTTTCACGCTGGGTGACGGCGGCTTGAAAGATAATGGCGACTACGGGAAGACGATCGTTTCCTACTTTGAAGCGAACCACATCAGCTGGATCTGGTGGGTGCTCGATCCGCTCTGGAGACCGCCGATGCTGCAAACATGGAAGGGTTACAGGCTGACCGAGGGTGGAGAGTTTTTCAAGGACGTTGCTCACGGGAAGACGGGAGAAGTTGATTCGACGTCGGCTCGTTAGCTTTCAGATAGAGGAGAAATCATGACGAGATTCCTGTGCATTACGATTAGCCTGGTCTTTTTAGTTTCGGTCGGTTTGCAAGCCCAATCGGGCTCGAGTACCGATTCAGTCGGTTACCACCAGTGGTGGTTTGACAGGTGGCCGGGGGCGCCGCTCAGGAGTCCGGACGGCAATTTACTCCCCCAGGTGAGAGTCAGCGGAAATTCTTTCGTGAATTCCATCGGAGATACGATTGTCTTCCGCGGGCTCTCGATCGCCGATCCCGATAAAATCGAACACCAGGGTCAGTGGAACAAGGAACTGTTTGCCCGAATCAAAAATCTCGGAGCTATGCTGGTACGCATCCCTGTTCACCCAATCTCGTGGCGCGAGAGAACACCCCAGAACTACCTCAAACTCCTCGACCAGGCCGTGGAATGGTGCACAGCAGAAAGTTTGTATGTCGATATCGACTGGCACTCGATCGGAAACCTCGAAGAGGGATTGTTCCAGGACCCGATGTACTACACCACCATGCAGGAAACTTTCAATTTCTGGAAGACAATCGCGAATCATTTCACTGGCAACAACACGGTGGCGTTCCTCGAGCTTTTCAATGAGCCTGCCGATTTAGGCGGAAGGCTGGGAAATGTTTCGTGGGACGATTGGAAGAAAATAAACGAAGAGCTGATTGCTCTGATAAGATCTTACGGCAACAAAAGCATACCACTCGTGGCGGGGTTTGACTGGGCTTACGATCTGACACCACTTCATTACGCCCCGATCGACGCGCCGGGGATCGCGTACGTCACACATCCGTATCCCATGAAACGAAATCCGCCATACGAACCGAAATGGGAAGAAGACTTCGGTTTCGCGGCGGACAAATATCCCGTCATTGCAACGGAGTTGGGCTTCGCGATGAGAAATCCCCAATCGGCTCTTGATTACGGAAGAAGAATCATGAAGTTCTTCGCGTCGAAACACATCAGCTGGCTCTGGTGGGTTTACGATCCACAATGGGGCCCGCCTATGATCAAGTCGTGGCAGACATTCGAGCTCACGGAAGGGGGAAAATTCTTCGAAGAGGCGGTCCGTGGTAACATCCCGGCGCCCGATTCAACGGCCATCCATTGATACGCCCCATCTCGGCGGATCCGCACCGGCGAAAATTCTCCTCTCGATTATACGGGAGCTCAATCAATGCAGCTGTCACGCAGCCTGTCCAAAGATTACTCCTTATTGTTCCCGGGGTTTTCATTTTTCTGAGACCGGGTATCATTCTTGCACAATTGAGCTTTGTCAGGGCGGCATGAACTCATTATACCCCAGGCTACGGATTGAAGATCAAGTTGCCGGAACTAAGGTGCTTCTAATCAAATAAGAGCTGCTTTTGTCAAAATGTGAAAATAATACCTGAGGTCATTATACTGGTAAAGAATTTTGGCGGAAGGGTCATTACGATGAACAAAATCCTCTTTTCGATTGCTTATATTGCGCTAGGCATCAATATGGCATCAGGTTTCAACCGAATTCAATTACCTCTCAATGACGGCTGGAAGTTCACGAAAGGCGATATCGCAGGCGCGTCAGGAATCGAATTCGCGGACTCGGGCTGGGAGAGCGTGTGTCTTCCACACACCTGGAATAACATGGACGGCCAGGATGGCGGGACTTACTATCGGGGTCCTGCCTGGTACAGGAACAAATTCAACGTGTCGAAAGACCTGTCGGCGAAAAGGATCTTTATAAGATTCGGTGCGGCTTTCATGATCGCGGACGTTTTCATCAATGGAAAATTTGTCGGCCGCCATGAGGGCGGGTTCGCGGCTTTTGTTTTTGATGTAACTCAATTCTTGAATTTCGGAAATCAGAATGTAATTGCCGTGAAGGTCGACAATACCGCGCCTGACACGTCCCCCGAATTCAGATTGGCTCCGCTCGATGCCGACTTTACGATGTGCGGCGGATTGTACAGGCAGGTCGAGCTGATCGTCACCGAAAACATCCACATCTTTCTTCTCGATTATGGCTCGCCTGGAGTTTACATCACTCAGGAGAAAGTCAGCGACGACGAAGCAGAAGTATCGGTGCGGACGATATTGAAGAACGATTCGAGGAAATCACGAAGCGTATCGGTGAGAACGCTGATATACGACCTCAAGAATGATGTTGTTGAGGACGCAAGCGCAAACGCGGAGATACCCGGCGGCAGCGCCGCAGCAACAGTACAGAAATTCACAATCGATAATCCTCACCTGTGGAATGGACGGATCGATCCGTACGTCTACAGAGTGGTTGTGTCGGTCCAACGCGGGAAGGAAATTCTGGACCAAACCGAACAACCGCTCGGTCTGCGATACTATAAAGTGGATCCGGAAAAAGGATTCTTTCTGAACGGGAGGCAGTATGATCTCCACGGATTCTGCTTGCATGAAGACAAAGAAAATGAAGGACGGGCAATTACGAACGCCGACAGGAAACAGGAAATGGATTATATGCTCGACATCGGAGCAACCGTGGTAAGGATGTCTCACTATCAGCATGGATCCGAGATGTACCGCCTCTGTGACAAGTATGGGATTGTAGTGTGGACAGAAATTCCTCTCATCAATCACATCGACAGCTCGAAAGCTTTCGCGGACAACTGCGAGCAGCAGCTTATCGAGTTGATCCGTCAAAACTATAATCATCCATCCATTTTCTTCTGGGGAATCTTCAACGAGATCCTCAACGTGAAAGGTCCCGATCCGACAGCGTTAGTGAAATCGCTCAACGAACTCGCAAAGAAGGAAGACCCGACGCGTCCCTCCACATCGGCAGCTAACATGAACGATTTTCCGTCCGCTTTCGTGACTGACGTCCTGGGCCTCAATAAATATTTCGGCTGGTACGACGGAAAGGTTCAGGACCTCGGTCCGTACCTTGACGACTGGCATAAGAAACATCCCGACAGAGCCATTGGTATTAGTGAATACGGCGCGGGCGGAAGCATTTTCCAGCACGAAGAAAATCCTCAACAGCCTCGCACGGACGGGCCGTGGCACCCCGAAGAATATCAAACCTACTTCCATGAAGTGAGCTGGAAAGCGATAGAAGAAAGGCCCTACATCTGGTTCTCAACCGTATGGAATGGATTTGAGTTCTCATCTGATTTCCGAACAGAGGGGTTTCGCGCTGGAATAAATGATAAGGGACTTGTCACGCAGGACCATTCGACAAAGAAAGATTCGTACTACTGGTACAAAGTGAACTGGAACCCGGCACCGCTGGTTCATATTACAGGCAAGAGATTCACCGTGAGGGACACATCTATCATAAATGTAAAAGTCTATTCGAATGCTGATGCGGTCGAGTTGTTTTTGAACGGGGCTTCGCTCGGTAAGGCAAGGAGCACCGATCACAGGTTCATATGGAACGATGTGAAGTTGAATTCCGGATCGAACGACGTGAAAGCCGTAGCGATTCTCGGAGGTGTTGAGTATTCTGATGAATGCTGGTGGAGATTCGACAAATAAGTGATCGTCGACCCCGGCTTAATTGAAGGAGAATCCTGATGAGGCGATTTAT
This DNA window, taken from Candidatus Kryptoniota bacterium, encodes the following:
- a CDS encoding N,N'-diacetylchitobiose phosphorylase, with product MQYGYFDDKNKEYVINHPDTPKPWSNYLGSTDYGAIITNHAGGYSFFKSGGMGRFVRFRFNSIPVDQPGRYIYFHDHGTKDFWSASWQPVGKPLSKYKSVCRHGTAYTAIESQYQGIRSEVTYFVPLGRSFEFWKVRVTNKSKKKRTLSAFTYLEYAGNWNAIDDLLNIQYVHYIAQMSVADGIIDHGTNVNIPEMPDNFKEKDQGRHTFQAITGAKVIGYDTDREAFLGPYRTYANPIAVEQGKCSGSIAYGDNPCGALQVKFTLRPGQTQEFLVIAGIGRAEQEGKEIAREFGDPSKADEELERLKTHWHQRLAGFSAKTPDPELNATINTWGIYNCLITYAWSRSASLIYSGIDRDGLGFRDTVQDLIGVMHSIPKEGRKRLELMITGQVSTGGAMPVVMPFGHSPGHETAPKEEDYRSDDALWLFNAIPAYVEETGDTAFYEKVLPYADKGEDTVFGHMKRAIKFNLDRSGAHGLPCGLKADWNDCLRFGHKGESMFVAMQLRFALKVYIDAATVLHRADEVAWAKLTQERLDSNIKRYAWDGEWFMRGYRNDGMKFGSKECKEGQIFLNTQSWAVISGLASRDQAETAMKSVRERLFSRYGLALCDPPFTKTDYKIVRASFFNPGLKENGGIFIHTQGWAVMAEAILGHGDQAYDYLRAYLPAAYNKKAEVREIEPYVVCQSTHARQSPKHGVSRIPWLSGSAAWTYYAITRFILGVRPEMNGMRIDPCVPSRWESFSVRRDFRGKILNITVRNPRGIEKGVKKIILNGETIDGNFIPVSKMNAENEVAVTMG
- a CDS encoding cellulase family glycosylhydrolase produces the protein MNRFFIAFLLIGIVFSTKLSAQSQADARKSPAKGYDWNPPPDFRFRLPVWKKNANVLPQLRVEGNRLISDRGDTILFKGVSVADPDNLEQRGHWSKEIFAEAKKLGAMIVRLPVHPGAWRARTPEAYLNLLDQGIEWCTEESLYVDIDWHSIGNLEEGLYEDPSYYTTLQETFNFWKTIAVHFAGCNTVAFCELFNEPTDASGRLGNLSWDGWKKINEDLIKLIRANGTKSIPLVAGFDWAYDLTPLRFAPMNAEGIGYVVHPYPHKRTPPYGPKWDEDFGFAAAKYPLVATELGFTLGDGGLKDNGDYGKTIVSYFEANHISWIWWVLDPLWRPPMLQTWKGYRLTEGGEFFKDVAHGKTGEVDSTSAR
- a CDS encoding cellulase family glycosylhydrolase; this translates as MTRFLCITISLVFLVSVGLQAQSGSSTDSVGYHQWWFDRWPGAPLRSPDGNLLPQVRVSGNSFVNSIGDTIVFRGLSIADPDKIEHQGQWNKELFARIKNLGAMLVRIPVHPISWRERTPQNYLKLLDQAVEWCTAESLYVDIDWHSIGNLEEGLFQDPMYYTTMQETFNFWKTIANHFTGNNTVAFLELFNEPADLGGRLGNVSWDDWKKINEELIALIRSYGNKSIPLVAGFDWAYDLTPLHYAPIDAPGIAYVTHPYPMKRNPPYEPKWEEDFGFAADKYPVIATELGFAMRNPQSALDYGRRIMKFFASKHISWLWWVYDPQWGPPMIKSWQTFELTEGGKFFEEAVRGNIPAPDSTAIH
- a CDS encoding glycoside hydrolase family 2 TIM barrel-domain containing protein, with amino-acid sequence MNKILFSIAYIALGINMASGFNRIQLPLNDGWKFTKGDIAGASGIEFADSGWESVCLPHTWNNMDGQDGGTYYRGPAWYRNKFNVSKDLSAKRIFIRFGAAFMIADVFINGKFVGRHEGGFAAFVFDVTQFLNFGNQNVIAVKVDNTAPDTSPEFRLAPLDADFTMCGGLYRQVELIVTENIHIFLLDYGSPGVYITQEKVSDDEAEVSVRTILKNDSRKSRSVSVRTLIYDLKNDVVEDASANAEIPGGSAAATVQKFTIDNPHLWNGRIDPYVYRVVVSVQRGKEILDQTEQPLGLRYYKVDPEKGFFLNGRQYDLHGFCLHEDKENEGRAITNADRKQEMDYMLDIGATVVRMSHYQHGSEMYRLCDKYGIVVWTEIPLINHIDSSKAFADNCEQQLIELIRQNYNHPSIFFWGIFNEILNVKGPDPTALVKSLNELAKKEDPTRPSTSAANMNDFPSAFVTDVLGLNKYFGWYDGKVQDLGPYLDDWHKKHPDRAIGISEYGAGGSIFQHEENPQQPRTDGPWHPEEYQTYFHEVSWKAIEERPYIWFSTVWNGFEFSSDFRTEGFRAGINDKGLVTQDHSTKKDSYYWYKVNWNPAPLVHITGKRFTVRDTSIINVKVYSNADAVELFLNGASLGKARSTDHRFIWNDVKLNSGSNDVKAVAILGGVEYSDECWWRFDK